TGCATAATCCAATGCTGCGCAACGTGTTCTATGCACTGCTCCGAACAACCACTTATGTGTTTGCACCTGAATTACACGCTGCTGGTCCTGCCTTAAAGCAGTTGCAGCGTTCATTAAAAGGAGTTTTGTATCTTGATAAAGGCTGGGGGACAGTCGTAGAAGAACTGCGTGAACTTGCTGTCCAACAAGGAGTGGAGCTGATCACCGGTTGTAAAGTGGTTGCAGTCGAACATCAAGATCAAAAAGTACACTCGATTTTATGTGAGGGTGGCACTAAAATTGAAGCATCGAATGTTATACTAACTACACCACCTTCCATTTCTCACAAACTAGTTCCCCATGCGGATCAAACAGCACTCGACACGTGGAACAAGCAAGCTATTCCTGTTACAGTTGCTTGTCTAGATGTTGGTTTGCGCCAATTGCCTAATCCAAAGCACCAATTTATCTATGGATTGGATCAACCAATTTTCTTTACGCACCAATCACGGGAGGGAAAACCAAGACCCGCTATCTTAAGTGATGATGGAACACAAGTGATATCGCTTTTTAAATATCAGGGTCCACAAACAGATGCAGCGAAGGATGAGAGTGAGTTGGAGCAAGTATTAGATGTGGTTCAACCCGGCTGGCGGAAAGAATTAGTTATAAGACAGTTCCTGCCGAAAATGACGGTTGTCCACGATTTTCCTCATAGGAAAAGAATGGAGAATCCAGGCCCTGCTGTTCCTGAAATTGATGGACTATATGTTGCTGGTGACTGGGTCTCACATGGGGAGCT
The window above is part of the Metabacillus dongyingensis genome. Proteins encoded here:
- a CDS encoding protoporphyrinogen/coproporphyrinogen oxidase codes for the protein MTKYEVAIVGGGIAGLTAAIYAAKAGKRTIVLEQQKRLGGRAITNKKQGVYFNLGGHALYKGEAYEAFRELGLRLEGSTPSIDAYGMWKEQMLPIPTNISSFFQTPLLSWEGKLELAKWFIKLGKMDTSVWNQISIRDWIETQLHNPMLRNVFYALLRTTTYVFAPELHAAGPALKQLQRSLKGVLYLDKGWGTVVEELRELAVQQGVELITGCKVVAVEHQDQKVHSILCEGGTKIEASNVILTTPPSISHKLVPHADQTALDTWNKQAIPVTVACLDVGLRQLPNPKHQFIYGLDQPIFFTHQSREGKPRPAILSDDGTQVISLFKYQGPQTDAAKDESELEQVLDVVQPGWRKELVIRQFLPKMTVVHDFPHRKRMENPGPAVPEIDGLYVAGDWVSHGELLVDTSVASAKRVVSQLLNTREVIKL